The Quercus robur chromosome 3, dhQueRobu3.1, whole genome shotgun sequence DNA segment taaagactaaaataaaaaataactttcaagtgtagagcaaatgagaaataaaacctgatatatataaaaaaatatttttgtagtTTCACTgaacaataacaagtttttagcaatctcaacctacataaattaaaaaaaaattatgcacaaacataacaaaaatttaagcataGCCATAACACTAACACAAGACTTATTAATAAGGCCcacctacccaaaaaaaaaaaaaacttgaaggccCAAACTGAACGCCTAGTCCAGGGAGGGTCCAGGCAGCCATAATGATAACTGATAAGTGATAAACAAAGTTCCGAAAGCAGCCAGGGACAGGGAGGGCCCAAATAAACaaagttatcttttttttttttttttttttttttttttttttttttgagaatctataaACAAAGTTATCTTAAGtacttaacaaataaaatgtaGTGCCCTGtgcccaaatatttataattttatacctgATTCCTGAACCTCAGAACCTGATACGGTGAGGTGAGGTGagcagttgagacttgagagaggcgAGAGCAGAGAATCAGAGAGAGGCTGAGGCTTGAGCCTTGAGCTGTTGTCTGTTGAGCGAACAGTGGAGactggagactagagagaggcggagagcagagactagagagaaaggtaaattttttagggttttgatttgtcattgttttgtggttaatctcTTAGACCGGATTTGTACTTTATCTggtcaatgattttgtttagaaccaatgtttaataggatttaccaaaatttttgtttttttggttaaaaggatgtgccagattatttttgtaattcatttcaAACTAAATTTTCTACTACCCGGTtggttcttttctaaaattttgggggccttaggcaattgcctaactcGCCGGGCCGGCCCTGCAAACTCATACCTTACAATAACACTTTGTATAAACGGTTGGAAAACTGTGTTTCGAGTTTAAAATGAgcgtttataaaaaaaagttacgaGGAGTTGTAGTtgaaaaatagagttttgggtttttaaaaacGCTCTTTTAATCTCTCTGAAACGCCTAACCAAACGGACCCCTAAGTGAAGTGTATCAAATAAAATCGATAATGGGCACCACGGTGTAACTATTTTGTTAGCGTTTCGTTGTTTTCTTATTGGATTTGTTGCACAAAGCTCCACCTTTAAAAATTAGACAGTATATGTTCTCATTCGGTCAAATTTCGTGTATTAATAGGATATTACTTCTTATTCGATATATAAACTTATGTTTTACGtatagtttctttaaaaaaaaattgaaatttaaacgTTTTACACATGAGATGATCGTCTTGAAGTTTTGCATGAATGGAAGGTATTAGAAGAATATGTAATTTGATGGTAGATAGATTTGTCATATTATGCATCTGATGTAAATTTATTGACTGGTGTAGCTTTGATAAAAGCATTTCCaggtttaatttgaatttatctcaTATATTATGTATTGAGTTCTTTTCTCTATGGTGTTTATGTAGTATTTGCACTTAAAATCTTAGGAAATTTTATCCATATTCTTTCAAAATCTCTAATGCTCTGCTTATAAgagttgttatatatatatatagcacagTCAGTGGTGTACTTGCCTCAATAAACATATCCACAGAATGATTTGAAGTTTTCTAATACCACAAGTTAGGATTACATTGTCAAGATTTCAGAATATTCTTGCACTAGTGTAATATGTTTAAAGAATATTTAGTTGCAGAACTTCCTTTCTACCTCTTGGCCCTGCAAATATGGCTCAACAATATTGGATgtattgatttcttttattcGATGTCCCAAAATGAGTGTCtgctttcaaaaaataaaagcatttagaccattaaaaaaaaaaccatctttaTTTCATCTTCTCATGTTACCCTTCACTAATTCAAAAAACCAATGAAGACGCACTTTACAAGTTGTGCCACCTTTGTGAATTTTGGTAAACTTGtacatcttttcttcttcattaaaTGTTGTGCCATTTCAAATTACACACTCAAATTAGGATGAAGCAGATGAAATTGGCATTTTAGAAAACTAATTATAGTCGAGTGATCTTTATTGATGTGTGTTCATTGGTTTTTATGTAGTAAAGTATTTTTAGAAGAAGTGTAAACAGCCACTTTTTTTGTCCAATGGCATTGGTGGTAATCTGTGGGCAACCATGCAGTGGGAAGTCCACAGCTGCCCTCTTCCTAGCTGAAGCTCTCAAAGAGTCAGAATCAAAGCAAACAGTCAGGATCATTGATGAAAGTTCCTTTCATCTTGATCGCAATCAGAGTTATGCCAATATGACTGCAGAGAAGAATTTAAGAGGGGTGCTTAGGTCTGAAGTTGATAGATCAGTGtcaaaagataatataataatagtagattcttTGAATAGTATAAAGGGTTACAGGTATGAGTTGTGGTGTTTGGCTCGTGGTGCAGGAATAAGATACTGTGTTCTCTATTGTGATGCGGAAGAAACCCATTGCAGAAAATGGAATGAAGAACGAAGGGAGAAAGGAGAAGCTGCATATGATGCTGAAATTTTTGAAGATTTGGTAAGAAGGTTTGAGAGACCGGATAGAAGAAATAGATGGGATTCCCCTTTGTTTGAGTTATGGCCACATAAAGATGGAATAGAGAAATCCTCTGCCGCTGTTTTAGATGCTGTTTCATATTTGACAAAGAAGGTGGACTCAAAAACACAGGATGTAAAAATTTTACAGCCAACAATCGCAACACAAAGTGTACGATTTTCAGAGGCAAATTCTCTATACGAACTGGATAGAGCAACACAGGAGGTGACTAATGCTATTGTGGAAGCACAATCCCAGGCACTTGGAGGGCCAATAAATGGGGTATCTCTTGGCCAGGGATTACCAACTATCAATATCTCAAGATCAGTTGGGCTACCAGAACTACGTAGGCTGCGACGAACTTTCATTAAATTGACTGGGCAGACGAGTTTAAGTggcccaccaccaccatctgaTGCAGACAGTGCCAAGAGGATGTTTGTGGACTACCTGAACAGGGAATTAGGAGCTACTTGAAGGAGTATGATGTGGATGATGTTAGAGTAATGTATTATGGAAGGTCTCTTTGtactaaattgatttttgatgtgGACCAGTAAGTTATTTTTGCACTTGCATTCTAGGTAATGTTAGAGTTGGAGTTTTTCTACCAACAAATATATATGATGGGGCTTGCTTTTCATAGGGTTTGTACCATgccttttgctttgaatttttatCAAGTTGTTTGTTAGTGGGACCATATGATATCATTTGTACATTATTCTATTAGGATTTTCAGATTGCAGACTAGCCAGTGAAATTTCCTTTGCTGGAAGCTCTTGATCATGTCAAACCATATCCTTGCATGCAAGCCACAGTCCTTACTAAGGGGGTGTTTACATAACGACTCCCTAGTCGTTTGGTGAATTCTTTTCTAGTAATGATTCTTGCGTGGGGATCTGTAAATCAGAAAAATGAAAGCTGAAAAACATGATGCCCAATCTAGTTATCAGAATGTTGAACTGAACTGATTGTACCAAACCTCCATTAACTGGCCAAAGATTTGTAATATCAACTTTGTTAGCACATTGAGATGAGAATTATAATCAAGCAATCCTGTTAGCAGAGAGACAATTGGAGATCACAATGggtttgggttggttttttGAAGGGTGAGATCTTGAGAGATATGAGACAATTTTTGAGTTGAATTTCTCAAACCCAAGTTCACAGGCCTGGTCAAACTTCTGAGGcaatttagggtccgtttgatagaagagtttgagtaatattgtttgtagtCTTTTGAAATACATGTAGGTAAGAAagtgtgtaatattgtttaaaaactgaaaatgtgtTATTTaactactctaccaaacagGACCTTAGCCATTTTGAAGAGTAGTTAGCACTACATTTTTATGTTGGGCGTGGATCCaataatttaggttttttttttttgggtaaacccACTAATTAGTTGTTACAACCAAACCCACCCATCCCCATTCCcactttaaataataataataataataaaaaactggAATTTAAAAGATTCTCCATTATTATTAATAGTCAAGTCaagacacaaacacaaatgagtttctttttggtgtaggtgagaTTTAATTCTAGGTTCCTTATATGATAACAAAagactttactaattaaattaattaaaatctaaaaacaaatCCAACATTTGATATAACGCTAAAAGCCATCATGAgtaacctaataaaataattcgATAATCTTAGgtacacaataaatttcacaaatttttccACTAATTATTGAGATAACATATGGTTAGTATATAACTAAAGTAATACCAATTATGGATCATGTGAAAATGATGTTACTAATCAAAATATGTTATGAAATATATTGTTTATggattattgaaaataaattcatttgaaaGCCACATTTGCATATATAGTTGTGACAATTTCTGTATGAGGTTACTCATTAACACAGCTCACCTTTTGTTTGAGCCACCCTGGAGTCATCGAGTAGCCAtttgttaaaaatgataaagtatACCTTAACTTCCTAAAGAAGCAAGATTTCTATTAGCATATTAGGTACCAACCTGGACCTACCTGATTAAAGTAATTTagatcttaattaaaaaaaaaacaaccaaagcTAAGCTCTAGTCTAAGAAATCCCTCCATTAATGGGACTCCTCAGATTTGTCAAATCTCGGTTTGTTTTCGAAAACTAATCTTGACTGTGAGTCTAATaagtttttgtttgtgtgtttgtttttttgttgagatTCGTCAATAAGTAATGAGaagtcacaactcacaaatGATACTCtactattattaattttgtttaaaaatttcaataaaaagtaattaattaattttttttttaagttttaaaaaaatcatatatttagGTCAAAgccataaataaattaatttatttatgaacaACTTGAGAATAGTTTGTCCATgttcatttaataaaataaaggaacttATTTTAAGCTTAATTATTAAGCAAATTGTGCACAAACATCAGAATAAATTCATGAATAAGTTTCCTCTCAGAAAAAAAGTTCATGAATAAGTTTGTGCGTATGGAGCTTGCTTTAAtaactacatatatatatatatatatatatatatatatgtgtgtgtgtgtatgtatgtatgtaattTCAACTATAAATTACTTATTAATTAATAGTATAGATTTGTGAAGGAGTAACagttttttgttgtaatttttactatatatgaaacaaaataaattagttaaataacttgtaaaaaagtttgaacttgttcaataaaaaaaagaatcaaatttaaatatatataattagctTAATAATGAGCTCGAGCTCAGAACGCATTCCAAAtacaattaaattatattaatttttaaaactcaatttgtttTAGCTTGTTATAGTTTTGTTTCAAagattttaaaatgaaatgaagcAATTGCCACTTCTTTATTTTATCtgtatatttttttgtaaaatagagaGCAATAGTGCTATAAACATAATatatttcacaaaatttttttttttcagaactTATTGAGTTGGTCAATTGTGATTAGTATATCAATTTCATACGATATCACCACTAACATCACAATTTagaatatttaaaatgaaacGAAGCAATTACCACTTCTTTATTTTGTGGGttaaaaaaagggaacaaaaatgctatgaaaataatgaattttacaatatttttgaaCTGATTGTAGAAAGAAATTGTGATTAGTGTGTCAATTTCACATAGGATCACCattaataacataatttatGGTACTCCATCTACTTGCCCaattttgtaaaagtgatgCTACAAATATAAGAattctcacaatattttttgcaacGATTAACTTGACAACTCTTACTAAGTTCATAGcttcatttactaataaaaaCTCAACACACCgacaattgtgaaaatttaatCATCTTTGGACTTTGATCGTTATTTGTTACTGGACTTGACTTACCTACAATGCACTAGAGTCGACACAATATAGAcacatatttaatttttattatacattcgAATTATGTCGGCTATAGTGCAGTGGAACCAtccttttcctttcttgtttagattttttgttaatgaaaaaGGGTAACCCATCAAAAAAGAACAGTGATGTCACATGGTTGAGACAGGAACGAACGGAATAATTGGATGACAGAGTTGTGATAGGTTGACATGAGAATGACAGTAAAACCCACGTTTAAGCCTCCATTTGTCACTATAATCAAAGCTTTAACTCTAATTAGCCTAGCTCTCAATCTAGGTTCCTTAATTTCACCATGTAGCTTTTAACGGCTAAATCTTAACCGTccatttttttgtccttttttcaGATCTCAATGCCACCACCAGTGTCCATGTCAAAAAAAACATACCCATTTGATTATTTATAACTGTGAAAGTCGTAAACACAATaagtactaaatttttttttgtttattattaatttcagTTAATGATACtgtttgttttgtgtgtgtctcatataaataaaaaattgaaaaaaaaaaaactgtgagaaatgactttttttttttgagaaatgactTAATGCAAACACAAATAGAATCCGATAAATTTGGACTCAATTTCACacaaactctctctcacccaAAAATAGTTGCCTGGCTTTTGAATCTCACAGAGTCTGCAATCATCAACGACCCAAAATTGGTACGCTGAGAAaagcccccttttttttttttccaattttgttttgtgtttatttttttgggaaatttgaATCAATGTGACTGTGTTTATATTAAGGTAGACACATTGATTTTGGCTTGGATCTGTGCATTTCTTTCCTTTCTGAGATCTGGGTCTTGCTCAGTGGATTGTAATAATTGAAGAAGTTcaagttttttgtttaaatttaagatttttggcTTTTGGGTTGCTGAGAatcatggaaaaggaaaggaaaatttggaaaattttgagtaaaaaCTGATGTGGgcttcttgtttttctttgttttttggtttaatcAGGACTCATTTTTTGACTTCTTTGCAGGTTGATCTGGTTGATTGAGAAGGGTGGTGTTTTTCAGAAATTGGCATCAGTTGGTTgtatacaattttgtttttggaattcAGCATTGGTTGGAATTCTAATTCTTATAGATTgttcagaatttttttgtttctgttatTGGATTGTTGATCCGTTATTGGGTGTCATACTTGGGGTTAACATTCTGAATTTTGCATTTCACGTATGTGTATGGTGGATTTTGTATGAGTTTGCATTAATGTGAAATGTGAGTCTGGTGGTGGGAAGAGATCTGCGTGTGTATATTTGGGAAGTGTGAAGGGtggatttttcaaatttcaatgtttgTAGGTATTGTTCTGATTCATGGTAATATAGATAGAAGCTTGTCTGTTATGATAGGTTATGGTTTTCACTGTTCTTGGAGATATAGGTTAAAGGAGTTGGTTGTTTAGTGGgattttcttaatttgattgttaAAGGGGGTTGCACGATTTGGACATGAGAAGCTCTTGGTTCAGTAAACTATCTGTTATTTTCGGCTCTAGACCGCCGCTCAGCTGGTTACTCTTGTGCCTTATTAGCTTGGTTGCACTAATTACAGTTTTAGGGTCGTCTTCTTCTAATGCATTTGACTCTGTAACTCCCACTCCGGTACCAAACATTTATTTGAACTATAGAAGGCTAAAGGAGCAGGCAGCAGTAGATTATTTGGAGCTGAAGGCTCTCTCACTTGGAGCTAGTCACCAAAGAGAACTTGGCCTTTGtggcaaagaaagagaaaattatgTTCCTTGTTTCAATATTTCAGAAAATTTGTTAGCTGGCTTTAAAGATGGGGAGGAGTTTGATCGGCATTGTGAAGTTTCAAGAGATCGAGAGCGGTGTTTAGTTCGCCCTCCTAAGGACTATAAGATTCCCTTGAGGTGGCCTACTGGTAGGGACGTGATATGGAGTGGAAATGTGAAGATAACCAAAGACCAATTTCTTTCGTCTGGAAGCATGACCAAAAGGTACTTCTTTGTCAGTGTGTGAAAGTACCTCTAACTACAAAAGTGATTAAAGCTTTTAGAACTCACTActatttgcatgttaattggtttttatgtcattttatttgttgGGATTCTGAGCAATTAATGATTTGATTATGTATCCTTTTTACATTTTCTCCATAGGTTGATGTTACTAGAAGAGAATCAAATTACTTTTCACTCTGAGGATGGATTGACCTTTGATGGTGTTAATGACTATTCTCGCCAGATTGCGGAGATGATAGGGTTAGGAAGTGAGACTGAATTTCTTCAAGCTGGGGTAAGTTTAGTTTCTCCCAATCCCCATCCTCCACCCCCCTGCACCCcgcccccacccaaaaaaaaaaaaaaaaagtaaaaaaatttctagttgTTACTCTTTGGGCACCATTGGGTTTTAAAAAGATGGAATTTGTTTAATGCAATTCTTTGTTGTTCTCTTAATGTTAAATAATTTACTTCATAACTTGAAGCAAAGAAACCTTATGGTttgtgggttttcttttttgggttaccctcctttttccttttgataaAAAGTAGTAGAAGTATCAGTTGCATTACATATTTCAACTTATTTATGTTGATTACAGGTGCGTACTGTACTAGATATTGGCTGTGGATTTGGTGGCTTTGGAGCTCATTTACTCTCACTGAAGGTAATGGCTGTTTGTATTGCTGCTTATGAGGCAACTGGCAGCCAAGTCCAATTTGCCCTTGAGAGAGGTCTTCCGGCAATGATTGGAAACTTCATTTTGAGACAGCTTCCATATCCGTCATTATCATTTGACATGGTTCATTGTGCTCAGTGTGGTATTGTTTGGGATGAAAAAGGTACTTTAAAGTTAAACTAAGCATTGTTTCATTTGACTTATTAATGATGTGCTTCCCTCTGGCTCTGGGTGCTGAACTTGTGGATGCTTGATTGATTGATGTCACTTGGGTTTTTATTGCTTGGTTGATATGTTGTTGACTTTTGTTTTGGGTAACATTGATTCTCCATCTTTTTTGCACTAATAGATAGACATAGTTCTAATCTTGGTTAATAGGGCTCTATAGCATCATCAAAACCACGAGTTGGTTTTTGCCTCTGGTTGACTTTGTCCTATTCTTTAATTTCATCttggattattttttaaatcttgtaAAAAGAAAGGGTAATTTTGCTCCCTTTATGAAGGATAGTCACTGTCATATATGGTTAGATTGATAGTTATCCATTTTCAAGCATGGAAGGTGGATttccaaagaattttttttcctttattttttcaacCAGACTAAAAGACAAATTTAAAGAGTTGCTAGCCTGCCATTTAAGTTTGTGGCCATGATCAGCAGTAAATAGAGATGCAGTGGATTTTGGGTTGCATACGGTAGGAGGTCAGGATATTCGACAAGTGTTCTGTTAGAGGTAAACccccttacaaaatttttataacaaGTATGAATTAAAAGCCTTAGTATTGCTGAGCTCTTCTAGGTTATAACAACTAGGAACTTTCCTGTTATGTTAGTATTTGTCAAGTAAATCAAAAATTGTCTGGTAAAATTGTGCACATGAAGAAAATATGTGACCAGAAGttgtttatgaaaaaataagccGAAAGGCAGTGAAGTGGAATGAGTGATGGGGAATGGTAAATTGGTGATGCTTGGTAACATTTTTGTGAAATAAGCAAGCATGAGAATGGTATCTGATTTTCCCTTTCTCAAGAATTAAAGACAGATAAGTTCAAGCCTATAGTAAATTAAAGAAGAGCTGGTGATTTGCAACAGTACATTGGTTAGAACAAAACATGATTTTTCATGTGGCCACATTAGTAGTGGAATCAGCATAATAGATCCCTTTGGTTTACTGAATTAGAATCAGTAAACCATTGAAATAGAAGCATTTGTGCAAGAATTTTGTTATTGCTAACTGCTAAGGCAACACAGGGCAGGCACTGTGAATTTAGAGTTGACACATGTAACATTCCAATGAAAAAAATCTGTGTTAATAAGGGAACAAAATGTTGGTATAATAGGATAGAGTTTGAATTTTCAAGAGTTGAGCCTTGAACTTACTGGTTGTAAACGTTGGGAGAGGCTCTGTTCCCATTTAAATCCTCCAATTTACTTCAATTTTTATCCAGATGCAAAACATGTGGTATTTAAGAAATCCAGTAGTCTTAAATACCCCATTTGaaccacaaaaaattaaataaatgccATTTGTCTCACATCTAACTGAAAATTGGTGGGAATTTGAGGATTTAAATGGGAGGGGATCTTCCCCCATAACCATTTGGATGAAGAACAAGCTCCTGAGATCTGTTTAGTTTTCATATGATCTTATGTCTTTTTATTAGAgataatcatttttttactgTTCAAAATGTTTGAAATAATTGTCAGTCATCTTGAAACATGAGTTTTTAATCTTGTCCTGAAACACAAGTTCTATTCTATTATGTTGGCAACCAACAGAAGCACCACAGTGACTGAAGCAGATGCTTCTGTTATCGCCATCTTAATCGTGCTTCCAGCAGCATCATAGTGACACTGTGATAGTAATTCATAGAGCCTGTCATGCATAGAATTATTTAGTTCATGCAAGGTAAGGAATTCTAATTTAGAGTTTCTGAGACCATATTGGCAGTTAGCTTTATAGAGGCAATGGATAATTATATTTGGCTCATATGGAGTGATTTGGttaatatataaaagcagaggggttaagtattattttcttctgtGTCCTTGCTGTCTAATGATGACTTCATCAATCAGATGGAATGTTCCTTATTGAAGCTGACCGGGTACTTAAGCCTGGAGGTTACTTTGTATTAACATCACCCACAGACAAGCTACATGAAAGTTCAGTTAGTATGAAGAATAGAAACATGTTAACACCATTGGAAGAATTGACCCAGAAAATCTGTTGGAGTCTTCTAGCTCAACAAGATGAAACTTTCATCTGGCAGAAAACTGGGGATACTGATTGTTA contains these protein-coding regions:
- the LOC126718974 gene encoding protein KTI12 homolog isoform X1, with product MALVVICGQPCSGKSTAALFLAEALKESESKQTVRIIDESSFHLDRNQSYANMTAEKNLRGVLRSEVDRSVSKDNIIIVDSLNSIKGYRYELWCLARGAGIRYCVLYCDAEETHCRKWNEERREKGEAAYDAEIFEDLVRRFERPDRRNRWDSPLFELWPHKDGIEKSSAAVLDAVSYLTKKVDSKTQDVKILQPTIATQSVRFSEANSLYELDRATQEVTNAIVEAQSQALGGPINGVSLGQGLPTINISRSVGLPELRRLRRTFIKLTGQTSLSGPPPPSDADSAKRMFVDYLNRELGAT
- the LOC126718974 gene encoding protein KTI12 homolog isoform X2, encoding MTAEKNLRGVLRSEVDRSVSKDNIIIVDSLNSIKGYRYELWCLARGAGIRYCVLYCDAEETHCRKWNEERREKGEAAYDAEIFEDLVRRFERPDRRNRWDSPLFELWPHKDGIEKSSAAVLDAVSYLTKKVDSKTQDVKILQPTIATQSVRFSEANSLYELDRATQEVTNAIVEAQSQALGGPINGVSLGQGLPTINISRSVGLPELRRLRRTFIKLTGQTSLSGPPPPSDADSAKRMFVDYLNRELGAT
- the LOC126718976 gene encoding probable methyltransferase PMT5, with the translated sequence MRSSWFSKLSVIFGSRPPLSWLLLCLISLVALITVLGSSSSNAFDSVTPTPVPNIYLNYRRLKEQAAVDYLELKALSLGASHQRELGLCGKERENYVPCFNISENLLAGFKDGEEFDRHCEVSRDRERCLVRPPKDYKIPLRWPTGRDVIWSGNVKITKDQFLSSGSMTKRLMLLEENQITFHSEDGLTFDGVNDYSRQIAEMIGLGSETEFLQAGVRTVLDIGCGFGGFGAHLLSLKVMAVCIAAYEATGSQVQFALERGLPAMIGNFILRQLPYPSLSFDMVHCAQCGIVWDEKDGMFLIEADRVLKPGGYFVLTSPTDKLHESSVSMKNRNMLTPLEELTQKICWSLLAQQDETFIWQKTGDTDCYASRKQGAVPLCQEGHDDQSYYQPLLSCISGTNSKRWIPIQNRSSNSHMSSTELEVHGVLPEDFFEDLQVWKSALKNYWSLLTPLIFSDHPKRPGDEDPLPPFNMVRNVMDMNAHYGGLNAAFLEEKKSVWVMNVVPIRGPNTLPLILNQGFAGVLHDWCEPFPTYPRTYDMLHANGLLSHLTSERCSLMDLFLEMDRMLRPEGWVVLSDKVGAIEMGRTLAAQIRWEARVIDLQNGSDQRLLVCQKPFVKK